The following coding sequences are from one Beggiatoa alba B18LD window:
- a CDS encoding enoyl-CoA hydratase: MNAVLEIEQQPYLLREDTQQGITTLTLNRPKQYNALSQAMLSALQQALDAIAQDKHVKVVIIAAEGKAFCAGHDLKEIRSQHEEAFCHSLFQQCGKVMLSINQLPQPVIAQVQGIATAAGCQLVAACDLAVSVDTAKFATSGINVGLFCSTPAVPLSRNLPRKQAMELLLTGEFIDAQTALHYGLINRVVTAEQLNSNVQALAESIVAKSTTAIRMGKQMFYKQLEMPLTDAYHYAAEVMVCNIMDEDAKEGIDAFTQKRTPVWKS, encoded by the coding sequence ATGAATGCTGTGCTAGAGATAGAACAACAACCCTACTTACTTCGTGAAGACACACAACAAGGGATTACTACACTAACCCTTAATCGTCCCAAGCAATACAATGCTTTATCACAAGCCATGCTCAGTGCCTTACAACAAGCACTCGATGCGATTGCACAAGATAAACACGTTAAAGTCGTTATTATTGCGGCTGAAGGAAAAGCATTTTGCGCAGGACACGACTTAAAAGAAATTCGTAGCCAACATGAAGAAGCTTTTTGTCACTCATTATTCCAACAATGTGGCAAAGTCATGTTAAGCATTAACCAATTACCACAACCTGTTATTGCACAAGTACAAGGCATTGCAACTGCGGCGGGTTGCCAATTAGTCGCCGCTTGCGATTTAGCGGTGAGCGTTGATACGGCAAAATTTGCAACGTCTGGCATCAATGTTGGCTTATTTTGTAGTACCCCTGCCGTCCCTTTAAGCCGCAACTTACCACGCAAACAAGCGATGGAACTCTTATTGACGGGTGAATTTATTGACGCACAAACAGCACTACACTACGGTCTTATCAATCGTGTTGTCACAGCAGAACAATTAAATAGCAATGTTCAAGCACTGGCTGAATCGATTGTTGCAAAATCTACGACTGCCATTCGTATGGGAAAACAAATGTTTTATAAACAATTAGAAATGCCATTAACAGACGCATACCATTATGCTGCTGAAGTCATGGTCTGCAATATCATGGATGAAGATGCAAAAGAAGGGATTGACGCATTTACACAAAAACGGACACCCGTTTGGAAATCTTAA
- a CDS encoding thioesterase family protein, which yields MQETDEELDALLNKMLPTFEEKMPFNKLLGIQIVSLHLNEVKIRFDMREELIGNFVHRILHGGVIASVLDVAGGMIAIANSFQQRREHLTESERMQGIDKTGTIDMRIDYLRPGRGDYFIATATILRSGRKVAVTRMELHNDENLLIAVGTGCYLVG from the coding sequence ATGCAAGAAACGGACGAAGAGTTAGATGCATTATTAAATAAAATGTTACCAACATTTGAGGAGAAAATGCCTTTTAATAAACTATTAGGCATTCAAATTGTTTCTTTACATTTAAATGAAGTAAAAATTCGCTTTGATATGCGTGAAGAGTTGATTGGTAATTTTGTGCATAGAATTTTACATGGTGGCGTTATCGCGTCTGTGTTGGATGTTGCTGGTGGCATGATTGCTATTGCTAATTCGTTTCAACAACGCCGTGAACATTTGACCGAATCAGAGAGAATGCAGGGGATTGATAAAACAGGTACGATTGATATGCGTATCGATTATTTACGTCCTGGTCGTGGTGACTATTTTATTGCAACGGCAACTATTTTACGGAGTGGGCGTAAAGTCGCAGTGACACGGATGGAGTTGCATAACGATGAAAATTTATTAATTGCCGTAGGTACGGGTTGTTATTTGGTTGGTTAG
- a CDS encoding response regulator, whose protein sequence is MKNNLLMKPYILATILSSYLALLLFLTDAKNTTNNLFVFSLFLVFSLILTSIITFFQQKEKNYILSLKTQLNILQVAVNNVPLVIWQINQQGIIQFSAGQLDTFHTTANPLQGTSIFKAYEALPTFLQDIQSAIARRLQYKQLNLEQSKQNYDIYYIPLNDNELLIIACDITPSLHKAQRYLQHIKYQDILLQHVTDGFCVANEHNIISHINLTLCQLTGYSKEELQGQSVSRIIRQGGNSDLPYIQWTGELIHKQGHSVHAFINRFIVRQQEDDPQKSLICYFAQDLTRYKQLESELYQIREMLETSQRAKSTFINIINQGIRTPLNNIIGTTELLLKSPIEPRQQRYSVETIRESSENLLHFFNDILVFSRIETGQLSQELSTIDIHAVIEDLLGQSALAIQRKDLIFGCQFSFAATHLFSGDIDQLRQIVSNLLGYAIKSTQQGSILLKVDLLEETEKNVKLHITLNSHGLINSFVLEDLLSTTPNMDATTHYNTDNLSIMVARHLIDVMGGTFSFYQQTEDQSTLWFDVVLQKTQIVNTTLGSAEQRAKLHNKHVLLVELNPLYRQLINEQLQLWHIQVDYATTVTECLDKLLDAVALRQTYDVVLIDSRLPYLDGMQLSQIIHANPQVSNIPLIILMPEGQDYHTAAVLNEYVLHRPVMPSKLLQHLFSSIFNKVDIMNIGAVSPVVREKCILLAEDNLINQEVMKDMLLQLNCQVTVVNNGEEALQALTQHRYDLIFMDCQMPKMDGYQATEQIRRQEKQHKNNMIHVPIIAVTANAINGARERCFMAGMDDYLSKPINSHDLERMLMRYCGFTYVLTQETSVLAINKLLDHHEHEFIEDETISSSSHLVSINTQEDVLSANIIETMRIDMQKRGINWLIDLFLTEFPRYQAAVYEAIVMLDKDLFYQAVHKLKGGAASVGSVSLVNFCKRLETLSKQNNLNEAAELVEKYLAMECSILETALLEEKKKGK, encoded by the coding sequence ATGAAAAATAATTTATTAATGAAGCCTTATATACTCGCAACGATTTTATCGAGTTATTTAGCCCTTTTGCTATTCTTAACAGATGCTAAGAATACAACAAATAACTTATTTGTTTTCAGTCTTTTTTTAGTCTTTAGCTTGATATTAACGAGCATAATTACTTTTTTTCAGCAAAAAGAAAAAAATTATATTTTATCGTTGAAAACACAATTAAATATCTTACAAGTTGCTGTTAATAATGTTCCATTGGTAATTTGGCAAATTAATCAACAAGGAATCATCCAATTTTCAGCGGGACAATTGGACACATTTCACACAACAGCTAATCCGTTACAAGGCACTTCTATTTTTAAGGCTTATGAAGCCCTGCCAACTTTTTTACAAGATATTCAAAGCGCAATTGCAAGACGATTGCAGTATAAACAATTAAATTTAGAACAATCTAAACAAAATTATGATATTTACTATATTCCACTGAATGATAATGAATTACTGATTATTGCCTGTGATATCACGCCATCCTTACACAAAGCACAACGTTATCTACAACATATTAAATATCAAGATATTTTATTACAACATGTCACTGACGGTTTTTGCGTTGCTAATGAACACAATATCATTTCCCATATCAACCTAACATTATGTCAACTCACAGGTTACAGCAAAGAAGAGCTACAAGGACAATCTGTCTCCCGCATCATTCGCCAAGGCGGAAATAGTGATTTGCCTTATATACAATGGACAGGAGAGTTAATTCATAAACAAGGACATAGTGTTCATGCTTTTATTAACCGCTTTATTGTACGTCAACAGGAAGATGACCCACAAAAATCATTAATTTGTTACTTCGCGCAGGATTTAACACGTTATAAACAATTAGAAAGCGAGTTATATCAAATCAGAGAGATGCTAGAAACTTCACAACGCGCAAAGAGCACATTCATTAATATTATTAATCAAGGAATTAGAACGCCATTAAACAATATTATCGGCACAACCGAGTTATTACTAAAATCGCCCATAGAACCACGCCAACAACGCTACTCTGTAGAAACAATTAGAGAATCTAGCGAAAATCTATTGCACTTTTTTAATGACATATTAGTGTTTTCTCGTATTGAAACAGGACAGCTCAGTCAAGAACTCTCTACTATAGACATTCATGCAGTAATCGAAGATTTATTAGGACAATCCGCTTTAGCAATTCAACGAAAAGATTTAATTTTCGGCTGCCAATTTAGTTTTGCGGCGACACATTTATTCTCAGGCGATATCGACCAATTACGACAAATTGTAAGTAATTTATTAGGCTATGCCATCAAATCAACACAGCAAGGTAGTATCCTTTTAAAGGTTGATTTATTAGAAGAAACTGAAAAAAATGTTAAATTGCACATTACCTTAAATAGTCATGGATTGATTAACAGTTTTGTTTTAGAAGATTTATTAAGCACTACGCCAAACATGGATGCGACAACACACTATAACACTGATAACTTAAGTATTATGGTTGCCCGCCATTTAATTGATGTGATGGGAGGGACATTTAGTTTTTATCAACAAACAGAAGATCAAAGTACCCTATGGTTTGATGTTGTTCTACAAAAAACCCAAATTGTAAATACAACCTTAGGTAGCGCAGAACAACGGGCAAAATTACATAATAAACATGTACTACTTGTTGAATTAAATCCGCTATACCGTCAATTGATTAATGAACAATTGCAGTTATGGCACATACAAGTGGATTATGCGACAACCGTTACAGAATGTTTAGATAAATTATTAGACGCGGTTGCATTACGTCAGACATATGACGTTGTACTCATTGATAGTCGTTTACCCTATTTGGATGGAATGCAGTTATCACAAATTATTCATGCTAATCCACAGGTTAGTAATATACCACTCATTATTTTAATGCCTGAGGGGCAAGATTATCACACTGCTGCTGTGCTTAATGAGTACGTGTTGCATAGACCCGTTATGCCGTCGAAGTTGTTGCAACATCTATTTTCGTCTATTTTCAACAAGGTAGATATCATGAATATAGGTGCTGTTTCTCCCGTTGTTCGTGAAAAGTGTATTTTATTAGCCGAGGATAATTTAATTAATCAAGAGGTTATGAAAGACATGTTATTGCAACTAAACTGCCAAGTGACAGTTGTCAATAACGGCGAGGAGGCATTACAGGCATTAACACAGCATCGTTACGATTTGATTTTTATGGATTGTCAAATGCCAAAAATGGATGGGTATCAAGCGACAGAACAAATACGACGACAAGAAAAACAACATAAAAATAATATGATACATGTGCCAATTATTGCAGTTACTGCTAATGCTATTAATGGCGCACGTGAACGTTGCTTTATGGCAGGGATGGATGATTATTTAAGTAAACCAATTAATTCTCATGACTTAGAGCGTATGTTAATGCGATATTGCGGATTTACTTATGTACTAACCCAAGAAACCTCCGTTTTAGCAATTAATAAATTATTGGATCATCATGAGCATGAATTTATCGAAGATGAGACAATTTCTAGCTCGTCACATTTAGTCTCAATTAATACACAAGAGGATGTTTTATCTGCAAATATTATAGAAACAATGCGTATTGACATGCAAAAGCGAGGGATTAATTGGTTAATAGATTTATTTTTAACGGAATTTCCACGTTATCAAGCTGCAGTGTATGAAGCCATTGTCATGTT